A part of Paenibacillus sp. 481 genomic DNA contains:
- a CDS encoding FAD-dependent oxidoreductase: protein MKVAVIGCTHAGTAAIAQTAKRYPEAQITVYERNDNISFLSCGIALYVSGVVQDAQGLFYSSPEKMAEMGVTTRMRHDVLDINVEQKTLRARNLETQELVEDTFDKLIVTTGSWPIVPKFPGIELDNIMLCKNYNHSNMIIEKAKEAKNIVVIGAGYIGIELVEAFEESGKNVTLIDMSDRIMSKYLDEEFTAPVEQSFKERGVKLALGETVNRFEGVDGQVAKVVTNAGEYEADLVILCIGFKPSTELFRGQLEMLDNGAIIVDEYMRTSHPDVFAAGDSCAVKYNPTGEAAYIPLATNAVRMGTIAACNLVEPRIRSLGTQGTSGIKIYEHHIATTGMTEQAALDAGMNVKVSTINENYRPEFMPTYELITLKIVYEADTGRIVGAQLSSKVDLTAAINTVSVCIQKGMTVHELAVVDFFFQPHFNKPWNFLNSVALQTL, encoded by the coding sequence ATGAAAGTAGCAGTTATCGGATGTACACACGCAGGCACAGCAGCTATCGCGCAAACAGCAAAACGTTATCCAGAGGCGCAAATTACGGTTTACGAGCGCAATGACAACATTTCCTTTTTATCCTGCGGGATTGCACTATATGTAAGTGGAGTTGTACAAGATGCACAAGGACTATTCTATTCGTCCCCAGAAAAAATGGCAGAGATGGGCGTCACAACAAGGATGCGCCATGATGTACTCGATATTAATGTAGAACAGAAGACGCTGCGTGCTCGCAACTTAGAAACGCAAGAGTTGGTCGAAGACACGTTCGATAAGCTAATTGTAACGACTGGATCGTGGCCGATTGTTCCGAAGTTCCCAGGCATTGAGCTAGATAATATCATGTTGTGCAAGAACTACAACCATTCGAATATGATTATTGAAAAAGCGAAGGAAGCCAAAAACATTGTAGTGATTGGCGCTGGATATATCGGCATCGAGCTGGTGGAGGCATTCGAAGAGAGTGGCAAGAACGTCACGCTCATTGATATGAGCGACCGCATTATGTCGAAGTATTTGGACGAGGAGTTCACAGCACCCGTTGAGCAATCGTTTAAAGAGCGCGGTGTGAAACTAGCGCTGGGTGAGACGGTGAACCGCTTTGAAGGTGTTGACGGGCAAGTTGCCAAAGTGGTGACGAATGCAGGGGAGTATGAGGCAGACTTAGTCATTTTGTGTATCGGCTTTAAGCCAAGCACAGAGTTGTTCCGCGGGCAGCTTGAAATGCTCGATAACGGCGCAATTATTGTGGATGAGTATATGCGTACGAGCCATCCTGACGTGTTTGCAGCGGGCGATAGCTGTGCTGTGAAATACAATCCGACAGGCGAGGCAGCTTACATTCCGCTGGCGACTAACGCGGTGCGCATGGGTACGATTGCAGCATGCAACTTAGTGGAGCCGCGCATTCGCTCGCTTGGTACGCAAGGCACGTCGGGCATTAAGATTTACGAGCATCATATCGCTACGACGGGGATGACAGAGCAAGCAGCACTTGATGCGGGCATGAATGTGAAAGTTAGCACAATTAATGAGAACTATCGTCCGGAGTTTATGCCGACGTATGAGTTGATTACCCTCAAGATCGTATATGAAGCGGATACTGGACGCATCGTAGGCGCGCAGCTTAGCTCGAAAGTAGACTTAACGGCAGCCATCAACACGGTATCGGTGTGCATCCAAAAGGGCATGACCGTGCATGAGTTGGCTGTGGTGGACTTCTTCTTCCAGCCTCATTTTAATAAGCCATGGAATTTCTTGAACAGCGTAGCGCTGCAAACGTTGTAA